A window of Mytilus edulis chromosome 10, xbMytEdul2.2, whole genome shotgun sequence contains these coding sequences:
- the LOC139492606 gene encoding myb/SANT-like DNA-binding domain-containing protein 4 yields MAESAEPNPSKLKRLKKTNFTVGEEDLIQQLVEKHSSIINGKLTNTVTNQLKKKVWDDIAMKVNSLGVALRTATEVRNKWRNTTRVAKAVYTTHRSELFKTGGGPAPKQPSSAVEKYQRINFISFITDQPIINATLPEEDASQDLYESAASLIRDSPPTSSPPSPSLLSGYDPILTQTVVPHLPEQTDRTAKQKTVRTPSKKITVQDIHDMQYRALQGKLEIQERQKIQMDLEKNKLELQIELLQKLVGGSSETVTLSQALIF; encoded by the exons ATGGCTGAATCTGCTGAACCAAATCCAAGCAAACTTAAAAGACTGAAAAAGACCAACTTCACTGTGGGAGAAGAAGACCTCATTCAGCAACTTGTGGAAAAACACTCCAGTATTATTAATGGAAAGTTAACAAATACCGTTACCaaccagttaaaaaaaaaggtttgggACGACATAGCCATGAAGGTGAATTCCCTTGGAGTTGCCCTTCGTACTGCTACAGAAGTGAGAAACAAGTGGAGGAATACCACAAGAGTGGCCAAGGCTGTGTACACAACTCACAGGAGTGAGTTATTCAAAACTGGGGGAGGACCAGCTCCAAAACAACCTAGCTCTGCAGTAGAGAAA TATCAACGAATAAATTTTATCTCATTTATTACAGATCAACCAATTATCAATGCCACTTTGCCCGAAGAAGATGCCAGCCAGGATCTGTATGAGTCTGCAGCATCTCTGATAAGGGACAGTCCACCCACGTCCAGTCCACCAAGTCCGTCTCTGCTTTCAGGATATGACCCCATCCTGACACAAACAGTCGTTCCACATCTTCCAGAACAAACAGATAGGACAGCTAAGCAGAA gACAGTGAGAACACCTTCGAAAAAGATAACAGTGCAGGATATACACGACATGCAGTATCGTGCACTGCAAGGTAAACTAGAGATCCAAGAGAGACAGAAAATTCAGATGGACTTAGAAAAGAACAAACTTGAACTACAAATAGAGCTGTTGCAGAAGTTAGTGGGTGGCAGTTCAGAGACTGTTACACTCTCACAGGCACTTATTTTTTAA
- the LOC139492607 gene encoding putative nuclease HARBI1: MAVNVLFQPPVVRRERHFRGFDPLEREFSDEELRQRYRFGRETIGYLSDLMRGDLERGTNKETALSVEQQVMIALRFYGSGSHLQVVGDTMGFDKSTVSRVIDRVTDSLVAMKDDFVSWPDNQRKNVIRAGFYEKAGFPNVVGCIDGTHIRITGPSIDEPAFVNRKGFHSINVQAICDHEGNLKHCIIPILCLQHALCASFFLTSSIVLDHIYMAGFLLNWFSANLKIDG; the protein is encoded by the coding sequence ATGGCTGTCAATGTTTTGTTTCAACCACCTGTTGTAAGAAGAGAGCGACATTTTCGCGGTTTTGACCCTCTAGAAAGGGAATTTTCTGATGAGGAGCTAAGGCAGAGATATAGATTTGGCAGAGAGACCATTGGGTACCTGTCAGATTTAATGAGAGGGGATCTGGAGCGTGGGACAAACAAGGAGACAGCCCTTTCAGTGGAACAACAGGTTATGATTGCCTTGAGGTTTTATGGAAGTGGATCACACTTGCAAGTAGTTGGGGACACGATGGGATTTGACAAGTCAACTGTGTCTCGAGTGATTGACCGTGTGACGGATTCATTAGTTGCCATGAAGGATGACTTCGTATCGTGGCCAGATAATCAGAGGAAGAATGTGATAAGGGCTGGGTTTTATGAAAAGGCTGGTTTTCCAAACGTGGTTGGATGCATTGACGGGACTCACATACGGATTACTGGGCCTAGCATTGATGAACCAGCATTTGTTAACCGAAAGGGGTTCCATAGCATCAACGTACAAGCCATTTGTGACCATGAAGGTAATTTAAAACACTGTATTATacctattttatgtttacaacaTGCTTTGTGTGCGTCCTTTTTCTTGACATCTTCAATCGTCCTTGACCATATATACATGGCTGGTTTTCTGTTGAACTGGTTTTCAGCTAATTTGAAAATCGATGgataa